The following proteins are encoded in a genomic region of Falsibacillus albus:
- a CDS encoding ABC transporter ATP-binding protein, with the protein MNEILAVNKLSKVFKENKAVDDVSFQIRKGEIVALLGPNGAGKTTTISMLLGLIKPTNGDVKVFNRLPTDKKVREQIGAMLQEISVMDRVKVKELLSLIRGYYQNPFSLNELIEMTGFNEKQLQLLTDKLSGGQKRRLGFALALAGNPDLLILDEPTVGMDISARQKFWESIKRLSAQGKTVVFTTHYLQEADDTADRILLFNKGRIVADGKPKDLKAKLAKKVISFEMNPSIQIELLEQLPEISNITRMHNRLYIQTNDTDAVLYMLFNENMQPRDIQIESGRLEEAFEELTKPLREVI; encoded by the coding sequence ATGAATGAAATTCTTGCTGTGAATAAGCTATCAAAAGTTTTTAAAGAAAATAAAGCAGTCGATGATGTTTCTTTTCAGATTCGCAAAGGGGAAATCGTTGCCCTTTTAGGACCGAACGGTGCGGGGAAAACAACGACAATTTCCATGCTGCTTGGATTGATAAAACCGACAAACGGTGATGTTAAAGTGTTTAATCGCCTTCCAACGGATAAAAAGGTTCGAGAGCAAATCGGTGCAATGCTTCAGGAGATCAGCGTCATGGATCGTGTGAAGGTAAAGGAGCTGCTTTCCCTGATAAGAGGGTATTATCAAAACCCCTTTTCCCTTAACGAACTGATCGAAATGACAGGCTTTAATGAAAAACAACTGCAGCTCCTGACGGATAAACTGTCCGGAGGGCAAAAGAGACGCCTCGGATTTGCATTGGCTCTTGCCGGAAATCCCGACCTGCTCATCCTTGATGAACCGACTGTAGGAATGGATATATCCGCAAGGCAAAAATTTTGGGAATCCATTAAGCGTTTGTCCGCTCAAGGGAAGACTGTGGTTTTTACAACACATTATTTGCAGGAAGCCGATGATACGGCCGATCGCATTCTCTTATTTAATAAAGGAAGAATTGTCGCAGATGGCAAACCAAAGGATCTCAAAGCAAAGCTCGCCAAAAAAGTTATCTCTTTCGAAATGAATCCTTCCATCCAGATCGAACTTCTTGAACAGCTTCCTGAGATTTCAAATATTACCCGAATGCATAACCGATTGTACATCCAGACCAATGATACAGATGCCGTATTATATATGCTGTTCAATGAGAACATGCAGCCGAGGGACATCCAAATCGAGAGTGGTAGATTGGAAGAAGCATTTGAAGAATTAACGAAGCCATTACGGGAGGTTATTTAA
- a CDS encoding ABC transporter permease, with protein MNIFARQCTIEILRILRNPYYVFWSLAMPIVFYFIFTKVVNTNIPDVSLWQAHYLMSMTTFSVMGSAISTLGIRMVQERALGWTTYIQITPLRDSVYFMGKMVGQSMIHLFSITVIFIAGFLINGVSLSLYEWIMCGLWILAASIPFLALGTLIGAMKRADTAAGISNLLFMILAITGGMWMPMDAMPKLMRQIAQWLPSYNFGSGAWEIIRGHSPQWKNILVLASYLLLFMVLSIYIRRKQEVV; from the coding sequence TTGAATATATTTGCAAGGCAATGCACAATTGAGATCCTGCGAATCTTAAGGAACCCTTACTATGTCTTTTGGTCATTGGCAATGCCCATCGTCTTTTATTTTATCTTCACCAAAGTCGTCAATACCAACATACCGGACGTTTCTTTATGGCAAGCTCACTATCTTATGTCCATGACCACGTTCAGCGTAATGGGATCAGCCATATCCACCCTCGGTATCCGGATGGTGCAGGAACGTGCTCTTGGATGGACGACATACATTCAAATCACACCCCTTCGAGACAGTGTTTATTTTATGGGAAAAATGGTCGGACAGTCGATGATCCATCTTTTTAGCATCACAGTTATCTTCATTGCCGGATTTTTGATCAATGGGGTTTCCCTCAGCTTGTATGAGTGGATCATGTGCGGGCTATGGATATTGGCAGCTTCCATTCCATTCCTTGCATTAGGAACGTTGATCGGGGCGATGAAAAGGGCCGATACAGCAGCCGGCATCAGCAACTTATTATTTATGATCCTGGCCATTACAGGGGGCATGTGGATGCCGATGGACGCAATGCCGAAGCTGATGAGACAAATTGCCCAATGGCTCCCTTCCTACAACTTCGGGAGCGGCGCATGGGAAATCATCCGCGGCCACTCGCCGCAATGGAAAAATATTCTTGTTTTAGCCTCTTATTTACTTCTGTTCATGGTACTATCAATATATATAAGAAGAAAACAAGAAGTGGTGTGA
- a CDS encoding MFS transporter, with product MKKTIASHNIGVLFWAQFFGTVSFLQPVITLFYMERGLDPGNIFIVMMFWSGAVLIGEVPTGVFADRFGPKVSFITGSTIKMLSIFILFFAKEPWVFFLYSALNGLSVTFFSGADEALVYESLKITGEQGAMDKAMGKIQSAGFISMIAAVLFGSYFAKDLQNHEFIILIALGLVFQFIELILLFFIRKPDVDIQYRENPFHQIGEGVQAIKKAPQLLVMFLNITLVFIPAGAVFSNFDQPFLTGAGLPVYMIGVIYSIAAFIAFAASRSIGWMTGKYSRIFLLNLTGAAAVGGLLLAVISGNNLLMALVSFFILRFVRAIRYPIYSQLSNDLIPSDVRATSISLLSILDSVFDLLIFGSFSIIAVYGLSKIFMACAVIACLGALLPIRRSRSTRSLSGVKIEK from the coding sequence TTGAAAAAGACAATCGCATCTCATAACATAGGGGTTTTATTTTGGGCACAATTCTTTGGAACGGTAAGCTTTCTGCAGCCGGTCATCACTCTTTTTTATATGGAAAGAGGATTGGATCCCGGCAATATATTCATTGTGATGATGTTTTGGAGCGGAGCCGTATTGATCGGCGAGGTTCCAACAGGAGTCTTCGCTGACAGATTCGGACCAAAAGTGTCTTTCATCACAGGTTCGACCATTAAAATGCTTAGCATTTTCATCTTGTTTTTTGCAAAAGAGCCATGGGTGTTCTTCCTCTACAGCGCATTGAACGGACTTTCCGTCACGTTCTTTTCAGGCGCAGACGAGGCCTTGGTCTACGAATCTTTGAAAATCACAGGAGAACAAGGGGCAATGGACAAGGCCATGGGGAAAATACAATCTGCAGGATTCATTTCTATGATTGCAGCTGTCCTATTCGGATCATACTTTGCAAAAGATCTTCAAAATCACGAATTCATCATTCTCATCGCTTTAGGGCTTGTTTTTCAGTTCATCGAGCTGATTCTACTGTTTTTCATACGAAAACCAGACGTTGACATCCAATATCGCGAAAATCCGTTTCATCAGATCGGGGAAGGTGTCCAAGCCATCAAGAAAGCTCCTCAGCTTCTCGTGATGTTTTTAAATATTACACTTGTTTTCATTCCAGCAGGCGCGGTCTTCAGTAACTTCGATCAACCGTTTTTAACCGGGGCAGGGCTGCCTGTCTATATGATCGGTGTTATTTATTCGATTGCGGCATTCATTGCATTCGCAGCGTCAAGATCGATCGGCTGGATGACGGGGAAGTATTCAAGGATCTTTTTATTGAACCTTACAGGTGCTGCGGCTGTTGGAGGACTATTGCTCGCAGTCATTTCCGGCAACAATTTATTAATGGCGCTCGTCTCATTTTTCATACTTAGATTCGTCAGGGCGATCCGCTATCCGATTTACTCCCAGCTCAGCAATGATTTGATTCCATCAGATGTTAGGGCGACCAGCATCTCCCTGTTGTCCATTTTAGACTCGGTATTCGACTTATTGATTTTCGGGTCATTTTCAATAATCGCTGTCTATGGGCTGTCCAAAATCTTTATGGCCTGCGCAGTCATTGCCTGTCTTGGTGCACTGCTGCCGATCCGTCGGTCCCGGTCCACCAGATCACTTTCAGGTGTAAAGATAGAGAAATAA
- a CDS encoding sensor histidine kinase, whose translation MLKNIEFFPKRFGIFPYIYLLYLFLPAYSLAGETGPKRWIGFLFLFIFLISYRQLYSCPAKKQFHYWLALQMAIIIVMSISFGLYFLFLGFFTAHFIGWYQDPKKFNRALISFITVESIPILYFWKEIDIGSLINFAPFLLIMIMSPYGIKSMNKRIELEKQLAQANEQIKDLVKREERLRIARDLHDTLGHTLSLITLKSQLVERLTTRSPERAKSEAKEIEQISRSALQQVRELVSNMRALSMADELIRVQELLQAGSIDCHYDGTKDFDEVPPLTQNIFSMCLREAATNVIKHSKASNCYISFRPSHQFLTLEIEDDGIGNGSEFILGNGLTGMQERLDLIDGTVKVCGTQGAKLIFEVPVIQKNTKEGALT comes from the coding sequence TTGCTGAAAAACATTGAATTTTTTCCTAAGCGCTTTGGGATTTTCCCATATATCTACCTGCTTTATCTGTTTTTGCCCGCATATAGCCTGGCAGGAGAAACCGGTCCTAAAAGATGGATCGGATTTCTTTTCCTGTTTATCTTTTTAATCAGCTACAGGCAGCTCTATTCATGCCCGGCTAAAAAACAGTTCCATTACTGGCTGGCGCTCCAAATGGCAATCATTATCGTCATGAGCATCAGCTTTGGGCTTTATTTTTTATTTCTTGGCTTTTTCACCGCTCATTTCATCGGATGGTATCAAGATCCAAAGAAATTCAATCGAGCCTTAATAAGCTTCATCACCGTTGAATCCATTCCCATCTTGTATTTTTGGAAAGAGATTGATATTGGGAGTCTGATTAACTTCGCTCCTTTTCTGCTCATCATGATCATGTCCCCCTACGGCATCAAATCGATGAATAAACGAATCGAGCTGGAAAAACAGCTAGCTCAAGCGAACGAACAAATTAAGGATTTGGTCAAACGGGAGGAAAGGCTGAGGATCGCCAGGGATCTTCATGATACGCTGGGCCACACGCTCTCCCTCATCACCTTGAAGAGCCAGCTCGTGGAGCGATTGACTACCCGCAGCCCAGAACGGGCCAAAAGTGAGGCAAAAGAAATCGAACAAATTTCAAGGTCCGCTTTACAGCAGGTTAGGGAACTCGTTTCCAACATGCGCGCTTTATCGATGGCGGATGAACTCATTCGAGTGCAGGAGCTTTTGCAAGCAGGCAGCATCGACTGCCATTACGATGGAACGAAGGATTTCGACGAGGTTCCCCCGCTCACCCAAAATATATTCAGCATGTGCCTAAGGGAAGCAGCCACGAACGTCATCAAGCATAGCAAGGCCAGCAACTGCTATATTTCATTTCGTCCTTCCCATCAGTTCCTCACTTTGGAAATTGAAGATGATGGGATCGGCAACGGGAGTGAATTCATATTGGGAAATGGGCTGACAGGAATGCAGGAGCGGCTTGACTTAATAGACGGTACTGTGAAAGTCTGCGGGACTCAAGGGGCAAAATTGATTTTTGAAGTGCCGGTTATCCAGAAAAACACGAAGGAAGGTGCCTTGACATGA
- a CDS encoding L-cystine transporter — MNEWYVILNIFLFLVLAGVLIYLQKKNVSFSKRVFTALGIGLLFGFLLQWFYGKTSEELSHSIDWYNIVGYGYVKLLQMVTMPLVFISILSAFTKLKLTKNLGKIAGLILLLLIGTTAISAAVGISTTFGFHLEAVQIHSGDAEQLRGQQLEQTYSQIQDQSFPQKVLQLLPANPFLDFTGQRPTSTIAVVIFAAIVGLAFLGVRKKEPSKADTFKSLVESLYSIVMRVVTLVLRLTPFGILAIMTKAVATSDFDAIYKLGTFVIASYLALLVVFVIHLILLSLFGLNPVTYVKKVLPVLSFAFTSRSSAGTLPLNVSTQTKHLGVSEGIANLSGSLGLTIGQNGCAGIYPAMLAVMIAPTVGIDPFTPGFIFTLIAVVAISSFGVAGVGGGATFAAILVLSTMNLPVALAGLLISVEPLIDMGRTALNVSGAMTSGLITSKVTHELDTEIYNGNVEELGT; from the coding sequence GTGAACGAATGGTATGTGATTCTGAATATTTTCTTGTTCCTTGTCCTTGCGGGAGTCTTGATTTATCTGCAGAAGAAGAATGTCTCCTTTTCCAAGCGAGTGTTCACCGCCTTGGGGATCGGTCTTCTGTTTGGGTTTTTGCTTCAATGGTTTTATGGGAAAACGTCAGAGGAATTATCACATTCGATTGACTGGTACAATATTGTCGGCTACGGATATGTGAAGCTTTTGCAAATGGTCACGATGCCCCTTGTCTTCATTTCAATTTTATCTGCTTTTACAAAACTCAAGCTCACAAAAAATCTAGGGAAAATTGCTGGGCTTATTCTGCTTTTACTCATTGGGACGACAGCAATATCAGCAGCTGTCGGTATCAGCACCACATTCGGCTTCCATCTTGAAGCTGTGCAGATCCACAGTGGGGATGCAGAGCAGCTGAGAGGACAGCAGCTTGAACAAACCTACAGCCAAATCCAGGACCAAAGCTTCCCACAAAAAGTTCTTCAACTGCTTCCGGCAAATCCATTCCTTGACTTTACCGGACAGCGCCCGACCTCAACCATTGCTGTTGTCATATTTGCAGCCATTGTAGGCCTTGCCTTTTTGGGTGTTCGAAAAAAAGAACCATCCAAGGCAGATACGTTTAAGTCTTTGGTAGAATCCCTCTATTCTATAGTTATGAGGGTTGTCACGCTTGTATTACGCCTGACGCCATTCGGCATCTTGGCCATCATGACAAAAGCCGTCGCCACGAGTGATTTTGATGCCATATATAAATTAGGGACGTTCGTCATCGCATCCTATCTTGCGCTGCTTGTTGTATTTGTCATCCATCTCATACTGTTGAGTTTGTTTGGACTGAACCCGGTTACCTATGTGAAAAAAGTGCTTCCGGTCTTAAGTTTTGCCTTTACTTCCCGATCAAGCGCCGGGACGCTGCCGCTCAATGTCAGCACGCAAACAAAACACTTGGGTGTTTCGGAGGGGATCGCAAATCTTTCCGGATCATTGGGACTGACAATCGGCCAAAACGGCTGTGCAGGAATATATCCTGCGATGCTCGCCGTCATGATTGCGCCGACGGTCGGAATCGATCCGTTTACACCGGGATTCATCTTTACGCTCATCGCAGTCGTAGCAATCAGCTCATTTGGGGTTGCTGGGGTAGGTGGTGGAGCGACTTTTGCTGCAATTCTGGTGCTCTCAACCATGAATCTTCCGGTGGCCTTGGCCGGTCTTTTGATATCCGTTGAACCATTGATCGATATGGGAAGGACGGCGCTTAACGTAAGCGGAGCCATGACATCCGGTCTTATCACAAGCAAAGTCACACACGAACTAGATACAGAAATCTACAACGGAAACGTTGAAGAACTGGGCACTTAA
- a CDS encoding CPBP family intramembrane glutamic endopeptidase, producing the protein MEQSSNHYGSEKPSWGNFVWGVFFTFILVPILSGIIVEIPSELYSGKLLNSFDSLTKSSIAAMDMFVMTILELAITCLFIYRYKPIRELIFPAVSFSPFKFRKTYLYFVLSFFIIFLANIILDYVFPSATKEQLNSLSLENIWSEPGIIIFMSIITTSFIVPVYEEVIFRGIILRFFHSRFSFSTSAICSSFLFGAAHFYSIGIMISAFLAGLILSILYRKTNSILPGILFHMINNLLSYFVS; encoded by the coding sequence ATGGAACAATCAAGCAATCATTACGGATCGGAAAAACCATCATGGGGTAATTTTGTTTGGGGCGTCTTTTTTACGTTCATTCTTGTCCCCATCCTCTCAGGCATCATTGTCGAAATTCCGAGCGAGCTCTATTCAGGGAAACTGCTGAATTCATTTGATTCTTTGACCAAAAGCTCGATTGCGGCGATGGACATGTTTGTGATGACGATATTAGAGCTTGCTATCACTTGCCTTTTTATTTATCGTTACAAACCCATACGTGAATTGATATTTCCCGCAGTCTCTTTCTCACCGTTCAAATTCAGAAAAACCTATCTGTACTTCGTCTTATCGTTTTTCATTATTTTCCTAGCCAATATCATACTTGATTATGTTTTCCCCTCTGCCACAAAGGAACAATTAAACAGTCTGAGCTTGGAAAATATTTGGTCAGAGCCCGGTATTATCATCTTTATGTCGATCATAACGACGTCATTTATCGTTCCTGTTTATGAGGAGGTCATTTTCCGCGGCATCATCCTCCGATTTTTTCACAGCCGCTTTTCGTTCTCGACCAGTGCCATTTGTTCAAGCTTCCTCTTTGGTGCAGCCCATTTTTACTCCATTGGCATCATGATATCTGCCTTTCTTGCAGGTCTGATCCTATCGATTTTATATCGAAAAACGAATTCCATCCTCCCGGGAATCTTGTTTCATATGATCAATAATTTACTATCCTATTTCGTCAGTTGA
- a CDS encoding NUDIX hydrolase has protein sequence MNHSTYVNWGGHPIKLTWIPSKSLPNLEKVTSVHGYCFHEGKLLLVLIKDRGYNVPGGHIEPGESPEATLLREAHEEGYVKGNSSFIGMLEVSHEENPHFDPLGKYPLIGYQLFYRMDIDEVLPFQREYESIARIWVEPDQLPYVIDDHELSALILKEAMLVRLP, from the coding sequence ATGAATCACAGCACATATGTAAACTGGGGTGGCCATCCCATTAAATTAACCTGGATTCCATCCAAATCGCTTCCAAACCTAGAAAAAGTGACCAGTGTCCATGGATATTGCTTTCATGAAGGAAAACTCCTTTTAGTACTAATTAAGGACCGGGGCTACAATGTTCCCGGCGGACATATCGAACCCGGTGAATCACCGGAAGCAACTCTTTTACGCGAAGCTCATGAAGAAGGCTATGTAAAAGGGAACTCCTCTTTTATCGGAATGCTTGAAGTCAGCCACGAGGAAAATCCTCATTTTGACCCTCTAGGAAAATATCCATTGATCGGCTATCAGCTATTTTACCGAATGGATATTGATGAGGTCCTGCCCTTCCAGAGGGAATACGAGTCGATCGCAAGGATTTGGGTCGAGCCTGATCAGCTTCCATACGTCATTGATGATCATGAATTGTCAGCGTTGATCCTGAAGGAAGCGATGTTGGTTCGCCTTCCTTGA